A genomic region of Terriglobia bacterium contains the following coding sequences:
- a CDS encoding electron transfer flavoprotein subunit beta/FixA family protein yields the protein MKILVCMKQVPQKDAPLKLNESGKWIREDVSYEVNEPDAYALEEALRQREKHKGEVVVVTAGPARAQQVLREALAKGADRAIHLEDDRFAHLDSYNVARAIAAAIKDEQFDLVFTGLQSDDFGAAQTGVILAELLGWPHATIIMQIEKTEGGIRVKRELEAGYFQFVDMPLPAVLTIQSGINKLRYATLIGIKQAKNKPLRKLTWDEVSSSLAENRQEIEKLYIPQKTKKTEFIEGPPAEVAKKLVDKLKNEIRVL from the coding sequence GTGAAGATTCTGGTATGCATGAAGCAGGTGCCTCAGAAGGATGCGCCATTGAAATTGAACGAATCCGGTAAATGGATTCGCGAAGACGTTTCCTACGAAGTGAATGAACCGGATGCTTATGCGCTGGAAGAAGCGTTGCGCCAGCGGGAAAAGCATAAGGGCGAGGTTGTGGTGGTGACGGCGGGCCCGGCAAGGGCGCAGCAGGTTCTGCGCGAGGCGTTGGCGAAGGGCGCCGACAGGGCGATCCATCTCGAGGACGACCGGTTCGCGCATCTCGATTCGTACAACGTGGCGCGGGCAATCGCGGCGGCGATCAAGGACGAGCAGTTCGACCTGGTATTCACGGGATTGCAGTCGGACGATTTTGGCGCAGCGCAGACGGGCGTCATTCTGGCGGAATTGCTGGGATGGCCGCATGCGACGATCATCATGCAGATCGAGAAAACGGAAGGCGGCATTCGCGTAAAGCGTGAACTCGAGGCCGGGTACTTCCAGTTCGTCGATATGCCACTTCCGGCAGTGCTCACGATTCAATCGGGTATCAACAAGCTCCGTTACGCGACTCTGATTGGAATCAAACAGGCGAAGAACAAACCGCTGCGCAAACTGACCTGGGATGAGGTTTCATCGTCACTGGCCGAAAACCGGCAGGAAATCGAGAAACTCTACATTCCGCAGAAGACGAAGAAGACGGAGTTCATCGAGGGTCCGCCGGCGGAAGTGGCAAAGAAACTGGTCGATAAGCTGAAGAACGAGATACGGGTTCTGTAG
- a CDS encoding YihY/virulence factor BrkB family protein, which translates to MAAESAWKLGGLTWKELSRRVWREFNEDEIMDRSAALSYYFLGSIFPLIFVLFSILGFLATPGSQIRQTILQHAAMVLPGAADTLVNKTLNEIMNASGGGKISFGIVASIWTAATGVAAVMSALNVVYDIRDTRSYWRFRVIATGLMVAMSVCIVLGLALAVFGGTAAGWVGAHFNLGSTFMIAWTVIQWVIVVAAMLFAFALLYYFGPNIRDQHWEWVTPGSIVGFVLWLGVSLGLKVYIAHFNTYSATYGSLGVVIILLLWFYVTGMALLLGAEINSEIEHAAAERGDKDAKKRGEVAPGVFLPQRGLVDPAHPKLRPDDKESREDTAA; encoded by the coding sequence ATGGCGGCGGAATCTGCTTGGAAACTGGGCGGCCTGACCTGGAAGGAATTGAGCCGGCGGGTCTGGCGAGAGTTCAACGAAGACGAGATCATGGACCGCTCCGCGGCGCTCTCGTATTACTTCCTGGGATCCATTTTTCCACTTATTTTTGTCCTGTTCTCGATCCTCGGCTTCCTGGCCACCCCGGGAAGCCAGATCCGCCAGACCATATTGCAGCATGCGGCGATGGTGCTGCCGGGAGCGGCAGATACCCTCGTCAACAAAACGCTGAATGAAATCATGAATGCCAGCGGCGGAGGCAAGATTTCGTTCGGTATTGTTGCCTCGATCTGGACGGCGGCGACCGGTGTTGCTGCGGTGATGAGTGCGCTCAACGTGGTCTACGACATTCGCGATACGCGTAGCTATTGGCGGTTTCGGGTGATCGCGACCGGATTGATGGTGGCGATGTCCGTTTGCATCGTTTTGGGATTGGCGCTTGCGGTCTTTGGCGGGACAGCCGCGGGTTGGGTCGGAGCCCATTTCAACCTGGGCAGCACCTTCATGATTGCCTGGACAGTCATCCAGTGGGTGATCGTGGTAGCTGCGATGCTCTTTGCATTCGCGCTGCTCTATTACTTTGGGCCGAATATTCGCGACCAGCACTGGGAGTGGGTGACGCCCGGTTCGATAGTCGGGTTCGTGTTGTGGCTGGGAGTATCGCTGGGATTGAAGGTGTACATCGCTCATTTCAACACCTATTCGGCCACCTATGGCTCTCTTGGGGTGGTCATCATCCTCCTGCTGTGGTTCTACGTGACAGGAATGGCGCTGCTGCTTGGGGCCGAGATCAATTCCGAGATCGAACACGCGGCGGCCGAACGTGGCGACAAGGATGCGAAGAAGCGCGGGGAGGTCGCTCCGGGAGTGTTCCTGCCGCAGCGTGGCCTGGTCGACCCAGCGCACCCCAAGTTGAGACCCGACGACAAAGAAAGCCGGGAAGACACTGCAGCTTGA
- the hypF gene encoding carbamoyltransferase HypF: protein MLEQLQVAQSTSAARRLRMVIRGAVQGVGFRPFVFRLAKELALPGWVSNTAAGVFVEVEGDPERLREFQLRIERDKPAIASIQSLESSFLDPVGCSDFTIHESSGGEKSVLVLPDIATCPACLADISGPQNRRYRYPFTNCTNCGPRFTIIEALPYDRPSTTMRRFTMCQDCEREYRDPANRRFHAQPNACPQCGPQLQLWDKNGVRIGDRDDALHMTAGAIRAGKVVAVKGLGGFHLLADARNNEAVKTLRERKHREEKPLALMFPRLFSIRGDCEVSPAEERLLCSPESPIVLLKRKPYPRSGISPLIAPRNPCIGAMLPYTPLHHLLLSELNFPVVATSGNLSDEPICIDEREALERLHNIADCFLVHNRPIVRHADDSIVRVVADRELVLRRARGLAPLPVFTKDALPPILAVGAHQKNTIAASIGNQVFVSQHIGDLETQEAYSAFEHVIESFKKLYDFAPQAIACDLHPNYMSTEYARRTGLPLISVQHHYAHVLACMAENELDAPVLGVSWDGSGYGLDGTVWGGEFLWVDETGFERAAHLRTFTLPGSERAVKEPRRSALGILHELFGANLKEKHGLAPVRAFTPAELKTIVAMVEHGLNSPRTSSAGRLFDGVASLLDLRQTVRFEGQAAMELEALATAAATDDEYALKNTNESGPLVLDWEPMILAILEDLRRGVAGALIARKFHNTLVSMMLTAAEQVFSKRTSPDSKIVLTGGCFQNKLLTELAIRRFSDAGYRVYWHQRIPPNDGGISVGQIMAAARQLRAPAKE from the coding sequence ATGCTTGAACAACTCCAGGTCGCTCAATCAACCAGCGCTGCCCGGCGCTTGCGTATGGTGATCCGTGGTGCTGTCCAGGGTGTCGGTTTTCGCCCATTCGTTTTTCGCCTCGCGAAAGAACTCGCTCTTCCCGGTTGGGTCAGCAACACTGCCGCCGGAGTTTTCGTGGAAGTAGAGGGTGATCCCGAGCGTCTCCGCGAATTCCAACTCCGCATCGAACGGGATAAACCGGCCATCGCCAGCATCCAGAGTCTCGAAAGCTCATTCCTGGACCCGGTCGGCTGCTCCGACTTCACTATCCACGAGAGTAGCGGCGGAGAAAAATCCGTCCTCGTGTTACCCGACATCGCGACCTGCCCTGCCTGCCTGGCGGATATCTCCGGCCCGCAGAACCGTCGCTATCGCTATCCGTTCACCAACTGCACCAACTGCGGCCCGCGATTCACGATTATCGAAGCCCTCCCGTATGACCGCCCATCAACGACGATGCGGCGCTTCACCATGTGCCAGGACTGTGAGCGCGAGTACCGCGATCCCGCGAATCGCCGTTTCCACGCGCAGCCAAACGCGTGCCCTCAGTGCGGTCCGCAACTCCAGCTCTGGGACAAGAATGGCGTGCGAATCGGCGATCGCGACGATGCCCTGCACATGACCGCCGGTGCCATCCGCGCCGGGAAGGTCGTCGCCGTGAAAGGCCTCGGCGGCTTTCACCTGCTGGCCGATGCCCGCAATAACGAGGCCGTGAAGACTCTCCGCGAAAGGAAGCACCGCGAAGAAAAACCGCTCGCCCTCATGTTTCCGCGACTGTTCTCCATTCGTGGCGATTGCGAGGTCAGCCCGGCCGAAGAGCGCCTACTCTGCTCGCCCGAGTCGCCCATCGTGCTGTTAAAGCGCAAGCCGTATCCGCGCAGCGGGATCAGCCCCCTCATCGCGCCACGGAATCCGTGCATCGGCGCCATGCTTCCGTACACACCGCTGCATCACCTGCTCCTCAGTGAGCTGAATTTTCCCGTCGTCGCCACCAGCGGCAACCTCAGCGACGAACCAATCTGCATCGACGAACGCGAGGCCCTGGAACGTCTCCACAATATCGCCGACTGCTTCCTTGTGCACAACCGCCCCATCGTGCGCCACGCCGACGACTCCATCGTCCGCGTCGTAGCTGATCGCGAACTCGTGCTTCGCCGCGCTCGCGGACTCGCACCGCTGCCCGTCTTCACCAAAGACGCCCTCCCCCCGATCCTCGCAGTTGGAGCGCACCAGAAAAACACGATCGCTGCATCCATCGGAAACCAGGTCTTCGTCAGCCAACACATTGGCGACTTGGAAACTCAGGAAGCCTACAGCGCCTTCGAGCACGTCATCGAGAGTTTCAAAAAGCTTTACGATTTTGCACCGCAAGCAATCGCCTGCGACCTTCACCCCAACTACATGTCCACCGAGTACGCGCGCCGCACCGGTCTCCCGCTCATTAGCGTGCAACACCATTACGCGCACGTGCTGGCTTGCATGGCCGAGAACGAACTCGATGCACCAGTGCTCGGAGTCTCATGGGACGGTAGCGGCTACGGCCTGGACGGCACGGTTTGGGGCGGAGAGTTTCTCTGGGTAGACGAAACCGGCTTCGAACGCGCAGCTCATCTTCGGACCTTTACCCTACCGGGCAGCGAGCGAGCCGTAAAGGAACCTCGGCGCAGCGCCCTTGGTATCCTCCACGAATTATTCGGGGCGAATCTCAAGGAGAAGCACGGCCTCGCACCGGTTCGGGCCTTCACGCCTGCCGAGTTAAAGACGATCGTCGCGATGGTGGAGCACGGCCTGAATTCCCCGCGAACTTCGAGCGCCGGCCGCCTCTTCGATGGCGTGGCATCGCTCCTAGATCTGCGCCAGACCGTTCGCTTCGAAGGTCAGGCCGCGATGGAATTGGAAGCACTCGCCACCGCGGCAGCAACGGACGACGAATACGCTCTGAAGAACACAAACGAATCAGGCCCTCTGGTACTCGATTGGGAACCGATGATCCTCGCCATCCTTGAAGATCTTCGGCGTGGGGTCGCCGGCGCGCTGATTGCGCGGAAGTTCCACAACACGCTCGTGAGCATGATGCTCACCGCAGCCGAACAGGTGTTTTCCAAGCGAACCTCGCCGGACAGCAAGATCGTTCTCACCGGTGGCTGCTTCCAGAACAAACTTCTGACCGAACTCGCAATCCGGCGCTTCAGCGATGCCGGCTATCGCGTCTACTGGCATCAGCGAATTCCGCCCAATGACGGCGGTATTTCGGTCGGACAAATCATGGCGGCGGCCCGTCAGTTGCGCGCGCCTGCAAAGGAATAG